The sequence CCGCGGCATTCCCCGGATACCGATCAGCTTATGACCGTCCTGTTTGAAAATTTCAGCCATGAAGTCCACAAGCACACCGAGTTCGCTGCGCAGGAACCGGAATGTCTTCCGGTCATCCTCCGTACGCTGGATGTAACGTCCGTGCCGCACTGCCAGGACATCGAGCAGCTTCGGCTGCCTCACTTTCCGGATTTCAATCGTATCCATGGTGGAAGCAATCAGTTCGAACCGTCTGATCTGGTCATCATCCTCTGTCCGTACGAGCATCCCCCGGGTATCTCCATCGACTCCATTGATCGTCACAATATTGACCCGGAGCATCCCTAATAATGAAGCAATGTCCCCGAGAAGTCCGGGACGGTTCACCTGCAGTTTGTATTCAAGATACCACTCACCCATCGGAACCCCTCCTTCGTCAGTAGACCGCTCACGTACATAGGACGCAGAAACGGACAGCTTAGTTTCTATAATAGCTGAATTAGCAC comes from Sporosarcina trichiuri and encodes:
- a CDS encoding YmfK family protein; translated protein: MGEWYLEYKLQVNRPGLLGDIASLLGMLRVNIVTINGVDGDTRGMLVRTEDDDQIRRFELIASTMDTIEIRKVRQPKLLDVLAVRHGRYIQRTEDDRKTFRFLRSELGVLVDFMAEIFKQDGHKLIGIRGMPRVGKTESVVAASVCANKKWIFLSSTMIKQTLRSSLMGDEFSKDNIFLLDGIVTRKSGDERHMQLVREMMRLPSTKVVEHPDMFVQHSEYSIEDFDYIIELRTDPDQEITYEVIDNNVMNSGRGSADGFGMFNF